One part of the Larimichthys crocea isolate SSNF chromosome XIX, L_crocea_2.0, whole genome shotgun sequence genome encodes these proteins:
- the dnaaf4 gene encoding dynein axonemal assembly factor 4 codes for MPLLVTDYSWTQTESTVYISVPLKGAKAGKVDILSTDDYLKVHYPPYLFEAFLFEPVDDVRSSAKVGNGVAVISLPKRSNKEWEQLMITTDDKDKKKEIREKALLKYQKTLSSDSRSKAEKQQAEKKYALETMMKLEKEERDSIQKMKDTKREETTAELAAWQQRLKEEAVEEAQLNPQSQSDNQTEKRVKGHSGGGKVKLDQRDNSEAKSKKKQADLPAPRYAGNIQVSFTPRVFPTALRESRVPEEEEWLKKQAEARRAVNADVQELDDLKEEERNADWLKDKGDKCFVTGDYLGAVNAYNLAIRLNRKIPALYSNRAACHLKLRNLHKAIEDSSQALDLLTPPVAANAAARARASVRRGSAFCQLQLYAEGLQDYQAALKIDPSNEALQADTQRIRDIIQGTAAATEKQ; via the exons ATGCCCCTGCTTGTGACGGACTACTCATGGACGCAGACAGAGTCGACGGTTTACATCAGTGTGCCTTTAAAAGGAGCCAAAGCCGGGAAAGTGGACATCCTGTCCACAGACGACTACCTCAAG GTGCATTACCCCCCGTACCTGTTTGAAGCCTTCCTGTTTGAACCTGTCGACGACGTGAGGAGCTCAGCGAAGGTTGGGAACGGAGTCGCAGTCATCAGTTTACCAAAGAGGAGCAACAAAGAGTGGGAGCAACTCATGATAACTACAG AtgataaagacaaaaagaaggaGATCAGAGAAAAAGCTCTGTTAAAATACCAGAAGACGCTTTCTTCAGACTCCAGATCCAAGGCAGAGAAACAGCAGGCAGAGAAAAAATATGCACTGGAGACAATGATGAAG CttgaaaaggaggaaagagacagTATCCAGAAGATGAAGGACACTAAGCGAGAGGAAACCACAGCAGAGCTGGCAGCATGGCAGCAGAGACTGAAGGAAGAGGCAGTGGAAGAAGCCCAGTTAAATCCGCAAAGTCAGAGTGACAATCAGACAGAGAAGCGGGTAAAAGGACACTCAGGTGGAGGAAAGGTCAAACTGG ATCAGAGAGACAACAGTGAAGCaaagagcaagaaaaaacaagctGACCTGCCCGCTCCAAGATATGCTGGAAACATTCAAGTCTCATTTACCCCACGAGTTTTCCCAACAGCCCTCAGGGAATCAAGAGTGCCGGAGGAAGAAGAG TGGCTCAAAAAGCAAGCTGAAGCCCGACGTGCAGTAAATGCAGATGTTCAAGAGCTGGACGACCtaaaggaggaggagcggaATGCTGACTGGTTAAAGGACAAAGGAGA CAAATGTTTTGTGACTGGGGACTACCTGGGTGCAGTGAATGCCTACAATCTGGCTATCAGGCTGAACAGAAAGATCCCAGCTCTGTATTCAAACAGGGCTGCATGTCATCTGAAGTTAAGAAATCTTCACAAGGCCATTGAGGATTCCTCTCAG GCTCTTGATCTGTTGACTCCACCAGTTGCTGCCAATGCAGCTGCCAGAGCCAGGGCCAGTGTCCGCAGAGGATCTGCTTTCTGCCAGCTACAGCTCTATGCAGAAG GGCTACAAGACTACCAGGCTGCTCTGAAGATTGACCCTTCTAATGAAGCGCTGCAGGCAGACACGCAGAGAATCAGAGACATTATTCAAGGCACTGCCGCTGCAACtgaaaaacagtga